A window of Mesomycoplasma lagogenitalium contains these coding sequences:
- a CDS encoding phosphopantetheine-binding protein: MNEYVYSKLKKFTKRKFDDNSNVFEIGIDSLDLVEIITESETELNITISDEELLNLKTISDVIKLLESKKNAS; the protein is encoded by the coding sequence ATGAATGAATATGTATACTCAAAATTAAAAAAATTTACTAAAAGAAAATTCGATGATAATAGCAATGTTTTTGAAATCGGAATAGATTCACTAGATTTAGTAGAGATTATAACAGAATCGGAAACCGAATTAAATATCACAATTTCCGATGAAGAATTATTAAATTTAAAAACAATTAGTGATGTTATTAAATTATTAGAAAGTAAAAAAAACGCAAGTTAA
- a CDS encoding MHO_1590 family protein yields MKKRKIIKKIKNYFKKHKKWFFYSLGGIFILGIITSVVLIINKKEYLVENQEINQSTDNFYKLSEKDVFPEINSRDYYDLIEIKNNKAVISEKMISFFISDVIKKLGVSYGDIKFNYLYKSEQSVIVEFIWIDKDQKLYKNYHLKINDTI; encoded by the coding sequence ATAAAAAAGAGGAAGATTATTAAAAAAATTAAAAACTATTTTAAAAAGCACAAAAAATGATTTTTTTATTCTTTAGGTGGCATTTTTATTTTAGGAATTATAACTTCAGTTGTTTTAATAATTAATAAAAAAGAATATTTAGTAGAAAATCAAGAAATTAATCAATCAACAGATAATTTTTATAAACTTTCTGAAAAAGATGTTTTTCCCGAAATTAACTCAAGAGATTATTACGATTTAATTGAAATTAAAAATAACAAAGCAGTTATTTCTGAAAAAATGATTAGCTTTTTTATTTCTGATGTTATTAAAAAACTGGGAGTTTCATATGGTGATATAAAATTTAATTATCTTTATAAAAGCGAACAAAGTGTTATTGTAGAGTTTATTTGAATTGACAAAGACCAAAAACTTTATAAAAATTATCATCTAAAAATCAATGATACTATATAA
- a CDS encoding MHO_1580 family protein codes for MDNQVIINNDDLQVSEVINIIKNKNIGQFANANEVQFIEIKRNIKNNTMFIKVVYFSKTTKNIVMKLQINNTPIEFFETKTINNESYETFYFYSKKFEKFPFSAIENMAIISSELDKNEHLILSQIKIEKNKYFEKDFFVDTKLKFKTVKAFRVSTYANKINEVFQNEYDALFYNNLTFYSQKLVPGKHNESLFKITAFNDIYDEEIVERDINILAKSVSNLPIFNNEKLKIAFVKNNEKEFIDKKPVIGEIKIIDETYYDFDKKQTVKGVSDKSKRGYIIPYNFSGIISPKINLDINQDYKDINLIYKQKIDTKFLDKDNGIVKFYIAVYPQAELSEMEHFLIANKNFKYVINDSLSLDGLKQLYKKEEDY; via the coding sequence ATGGATAATCAAGTAATTATTAACAACGATGATTTGCAAGTTTCGGAAGTCATTAATATTATTAAAAATAAAAATATAGGTCAATTTGCAAATGCAAATGAAGTTCAATTTATTGAAATTAAACGAAACATTAAAAATAATACAATGTTTATTAAAGTTGTTTATTTTTCAAAAACTACTAAAAATATAGTGATGAAATTACAAATTAATAACACACCAATAGAGTTTTTTGAAACCAAGACTATTAATAATGAAAGTTATGAAACATTTTATTTTTATTCAAAAAAATTTGAAAAATTCCCCTTTAGTGCAATTGAAAATATGGCAATTATTTCAAGTGAATTAGATAAAAATGAACATTTAATTCTTTCGCAAATTAAAATTGAAAAAAACAAATATTTTGAAAAAGATTTTTTTGTGGATACAAAATTAAAATTTAAAACCGTTAAAGCTTTTAGAGTTTCAACTTATGCTAACAAAATTAATGAAGTTTTTCAAAATGAATATGATGCTTTATTTTATAATAATTTAACATTTTATTCGCAAAAATTAGTCCCTGGAAAACATAATGAATCTCTTTTTAAAATTACAGCATTTAATGATATATACGATGAAGAGATTGTTGAACGGGACATAAACATTTTAGCAAAAAGCGTTTCAAATTTGCCTATTTTTAATAATGAAAAATTAAAAATAGCCTTTGTTAAAAATAATGAAAAAGAATTTATTGATAAAAAACCTGTAATTGGTGAAATTAAAATTATTGATGAAACATATTATGATTTTGATAAAAAACAAACTGTTAAAGGTGTTAGCGATAAATCGAAAAGAGGTTATATAATTCCTTATAATTTTTCTGGAATTATCAGTCCAAAAATTAATTTAGATATTAATCAAGATTATAAAGATATTAATTTAATTTATAAGCAAAAAATTGATACTAAATTCTTGGATAAAGATAATGGAATAGTTAAATTTTATATAGCAGTTTATCCGCAGGCTGAATTAAGTGAAATGGAGCATTTTTTAATCGCTAATAAAAATTTTAAATACGTTATTAATGACAGTTTATCTCTCGATGGATTAAAACAACTTTATAAAAAAGAGGAAGATTATTAA
- a CDS encoding MG284/MPN403 family protein, protein MEIQKLKFKEKRNLVESIVSVYKKIKFSSELELNLQKHKNETQIKIPKELNSGLSAFERIMSFLQPIDVFVIKKEFLEDSPKNWFQEHWSKSTYYKYVTTAIDNFLFYFYG, encoded by the coding sequence ATGGAAATACAAAAATTAAAATTTAAAGAAAAACGCAATTTAGTTGAATCGATTGTTAGTGTCTATAAAAAGATTAAATTTTCATCAGAATTAGAATTAAATTTGCAAAAACATAAAAATGAAACACAAATAAAAATTCCTAAAGAACTTAATTCTGGACTTTCTGCTTTTGAAAGAATTATGAGTTTTTTACAACCGATTGATGTCTTTGTTATTAAAAAAGAGTTTCTAGAAGATAGTCCAAAAAATTGATTTCAAGAGCATTGATCAAAAAGTACTTATTACAAATATGTAACTACAGCAATTGATAATTTTTTATTTTACTTTTATGGATAA
- the aspS gene encoding aspartate--tRNA ligase has product MKSINNNQLRLVDVNKEVELYGWIHNIRKFKDLYFIDLRDRWGITQVVFNPTNINVSLAKEYVIKVKGIVVERKSYNLDLETGQIEINALKIEILSRSKELPFDINDNINVSEDLRLKYRFLDLRRNKLKNNIIFKNKVVKYLRDFLNEQDFIDIETPILSKSTPEGARDFLVPTRKEGKFFALPQSPQLYKQILMVAGFEKYYQYAKVFRDEDLRKDRQYEFFQLDIEMSFVDENDVQTLVEKMMQNLFNKLNINLNVPFKKMDYDYAIDNYGSDKPDLRYENRLIDANELNDNLEFLFNNQCTKTLFLENEKISKQQFKQFDEIIRKNKANRLLYLTIENNQISNSSFKIADFSKINNFISKHKFNSGTLFIVSDQYENVCQSLGALRIELNNIYKFAKSDSYEFVWIVNWPMFEYNEDEKRYSAAHHPFTMVQEQYLKTFDSDPKNAKAKAYDLVLNGFEIAGGSIRIHDTDIQRKMFKTISMSESEAEKQFGFFLNSLEYGVPPHGGIAFGIDRLIMILTNSESIRDVIPFPVNSKGINLLSDSPSQVSTEQLDEYYLKLKN; this is encoded by the coding sequence ATGAAATCTATAAACAATAATCAACTAAGATTAGTTGATGTAAATAAAGAAGTAGAATTATATGGTTGAATTCATAATATTAGAAAATTTAAGGATTTATATTTCATTGATTTAAGAGATCGTTGGGGAATTACACAAGTTGTTTTTAATCCAACAAATATTAATGTTAGCCTCGCTAAAGAATATGTGATTAAAGTTAAAGGGATAGTTGTAGAAAGAAAAAGTTATAATCTTGATTTAGAAACTGGTCAAATAGAAATAAATGCACTAAAAATAGAAATTTTATCAAGATCAAAAGAATTACCTTTTGATATTAATGATAATATTAATGTTTCTGAAGATTTAAGATTAAAATATCGTTTTTTAGATTTAAGAAGAAATAAATTGAAAAATAATATTATTTTTAAAAATAAAGTTGTTAAATATTTAAGAGATTTTTTAAATGAACAAGATTTTATAGATATTGAAACTCCGATTTTATCCAAATCAACTCCTGAAGGGGCTAGAGATTTTTTAGTTCCCACAAGAAAAGAGGGAAAATTTTTCGCCTTACCACAATCTCCGCAACTATATAAACAAATTTTAATGGTTGCTGGATTTGAAAAGTATTATCAATATGCCAAAGTTTTTCGTGACGAAGATTTAAGAAAAGATCGCCAATATGAATTTTTTCAATTAGATATTGAAATGTCATTCGTTGACGAAAATGATGTTCAAACTTTAGTTGAAAAAATGATGCAAAATTTATTTAATAAATTAAACATCAATTTAAATGTTCCATTTAAAAAAATGGATTATGATTATGCAATTGATAATTACGGAAGCGATAAACCTGATTTAAGATATGAAAATAGATTAATTGATGCAAATGAGTTAAATGATAATTTAGAATTTTTATTTAATAATCAATGTACTAAAACGTTATTTTTAGAAAATGAAAAAATTTCTAAGCAACAATTTAAGCAGTTTGATGAAATTATTAGAAAAAATAAAGCAAATCGTCTTTTATATTTAACAATTGAAAATAATCAAATATCAAATTCTTCATTTAAAATTGCAGATTTTTCAAAAATAAACAATTTTATTTCAAAACACAAATTTAATAGCGGAACACTGTTTATTGTTAGTGATCAATATGAAAATGTTTGTCAATCATTAGGAGCATTAAGAATAGAATTGAATAATATCTATAAATTTGCAAAAAGTGACAGTTATGAATTTGTATGAATAGTTAATTGACCAATGTTTGAATATAACGAAGATGAAAAAAGATACAGTGCTGCCCACCATCCCTTTACAATGGTGCAAGAGCAATATTTAAAAACTTTTGATAGCGATCCAAAAAACGCTAAAGCTAAAGCATATGATTTAGTTTTAAATGGATTTGAGATAGCAGGCGGTTCAATTAGAATTCACGATACAGACATTCAAAGAAAAATGTTTAAAACTATTTCAATGTCAGAATCAGAAGCTGAAAAACAATTTGGCTTTTTCCTAAATTCATTAGAATATGGTGTTCCACCACATGGGGGAATTGCTTTTGGAATTGACCGTTTAATTATGATTTTAACAAATTCAGAATCAATTAGAGATGTTATTCCTTTTCCGGTAAATTCTAAAGGAATAAACTTACTTTCTGATTCTCCTTCGCAAGTATCAACTGAACAATTAGATGAATATTATTTAAAACTTAAAAATTAA
- the hisS gene encoding histidine--tRNA ligase has translation MFIKPKGTRDIFGNNAILFERVRSEFFNICKLWNFKYVETPIFEYSDLFLRTSGEMSDIVKKEMYVFKDKSERQLALRPEGSAPAIRAIIENKLFVNESKFFYFGPMFRYERPQKGRYRQFYQAGVEYLSDINYINDYEIISLALKFLNNLSIKEFKLKINCLGDQQSRKKYINALVEYLQKYKDQLSVISQERLLKNPLRILDDKEEQEKEFIKNAPKLFNYLNEQSKNNFNNLLNVLNNKKIAYEIDYYLVRGLDYYDEIVFEFVSNSDALGTKSTIIGGGRYNNLFSELGNVQTSAIGFGAGIERIVEILEYKNNIKIEKQVDFYVASFNESEIYQSISIVDKLRELNFVVEFNKQITKINKIFKKAEDLKAEFIIFKEINQDENSITIKNLKSNNKAIIKINELEKFTKEEIWNL, from the coding sequence ATGTTTATAAAACCGAAGGGAACTAGGGATATTTTCGGAAATAATGCAATACTTTTTGAAAGAGTAAGAAGCGAGTTTTTTAACATTTGTAAATTATGAAACTTTAAATATGTTGAAACCCCAATTTTTGAATATAGCGACTTATTTTTAAGAACATCAGGGGAAATGTCGGATATAGTTAAAAAAGAAATGTATGTTTTTAAAGATAAATCTGAAAGACAATTAGCATTAAGACCCGAAGGTTCTGCTCCTGCAATTAGAGCTATTATTGAAAATAAATTATTTGTAAATGAAAGTAAATTTTTCTATTTTGGTCCAATGTTTAGATACGAAAGACCGCAAAAAGGAAGATATAGACAATTTTATCAAGCTGGAGTTGAATATTTAAGTGATATAAATTACATCAATGATTATGAAATTATTTCTCTAGCACTTAAATTTTTAAACAACTTATCTATTAAAGAATTTAAATTAAAAATCAATTGCTTAGGTGATCAACAATCTCGAAAAAAATACATAAATGCTTTAGTTGAGTATTTACAAAAATATAAAGATCAATTATCAGTCATTTCTCAAGAGAGATTATTAAAAAATCCATTAAGAATTTTAGATGATAAAGAGGAACAAGAAAAAGAATTTATTAAAAATGCTCCTAAATTATTTAATTATTTAAACGAACAATCTAAAAACAATTTCAATAACTTATTAAATGTATTAAATAATAAAAAAATCGCTTATGAAATTGATTATTATTTAGTAAGAGGACTTGATTATTATGATGAAATTGTTTTTGAATTTGTTTCCAATTCCGATGCTCTAGGAACTAAAAGTACCATTATTGGTGGCGGAAGGTATAATAATTTATTTTCAGAACTTGGAAATGTACAAACTTCAGCAATTGGATTTGGTGCGGGAATTGAAAGAATTGTTGAAATACTAGAATATAAAAATAACATAAAAATCGAAAAACAAGTCGACTTTTATGTTGCTTCATTTAATGAAAGTGAAATTTATCAATCAATTTCAATTGTTGATAAATTAAGGGAATTAAATTTTGTTGTGGAATTTAACAAGCAAATAACTAAAATTAATAAAATATTTAAAAAAGCAGAAGATTTAAAAGCTGAATTTATTATTTTTAAAGAAATTAACCAAGATGAAAATTCCATTACTATAAAAAATCTTAAATCAAATAACAAAGCAATAATAAAAATAAATGAACTAGAAAAATTTACGAAAGAGGAAATATGAAATCTATAA
- the secDF gene encoding protein translocase subunit SecDF has translation MKNWKRWLIAFFTFSSVLVTITLGSKYYISKNANKSIEYGGGAELLVEVKTNNDQLNKEIIEKADTETFDRLTGGTGLSGTQVNIQGDGKIKISQNGIHTVDQLSNFVNQVTKKQYLIATDMDGKPLFLNGKFVADQNVDYNDLQNFNENLYSIPIKPGGAFAQIDHNNRNQISVALKDNEAQVEWTKATEYISKKDQNKKALLIWTNLKDLISMAKNDFASQWANAKYNPYNFVYVNEDPNRKNIGTNQKIKFSQPILKQEQFDARKYLISVLPVFQPLTGETFIIQNDFSSADAKQLALDINYGAQDYHLKLLSSSFISFEQGNQTFNYLLIAGIVVLSLISIFLMVNYGLLGFLSTISMSLYIFLTLLLFTTVRGEYSPSTVAALILGIGLAIDSNITMFERFKKEVYYGSNLLKANSKSNKFSLPIILDYTVVGILFSVLLFFLGEKETKIFASTLLFSLIFTIIIMLFFTRAMATLLIKTGIFDERKQLLGIQKKYLQKFERGYTPLLERPDYIKISKFSNYVPLAIFIVAIIVFTVFASINKNFLSGFNLSVQFGGGASILIESADNNGNLINFEKALKIKEYLENQGINNDNNQIVLQKISNNFDIYNVSVVTNQNISDIVNKISNDIQNQFTNINFITYNISAQESNLLVINTIISLLISLLVAIIYIFIRLKWTYAIAIIISLLHNVLIVLLLFIIFRIEISNSFILAMLVIIGFSISDSTIISTKIRETIKDFPYQEVQDAQRLKSIVNKTIRDSIKRSLFISAILIISTLILISFNGAINLNFAIAIIFGFIFTSYSSLFIAPFIWLLIENIRNKRKSKRIRSGYWNTQKVKEQTFHGINDFQH, from the coding sequence ATGAAAAATTGAAAAAGGTGATTAATCGCTTTTTTCACTTTTTCTTCTGTCTTAGTTACTATTACTTTAGGCTCTAAATATTATATTTCTAAAAATGCAAACAAATCCATTGAATATGGTGGCGGAGCAGAATTATTAGTTGAAGTAAAAACTAATAACGACCAATTAAATAAGGAAATTATTGAAAAAGCAGATACTGAAACATTTGATCGTTTAACTGGTGGAACAGGATTAAGTGGAACACAAGTGAATATTCAAGGTGATGGGAAAATAAAAATTTCTCAAAATGGAATTCATACTGTTGATCAACTTTCTAATTTTGTTAATCAAGTAACTAAAAAACAATATTTAATAGCAACTGATATGGATGGTAAACCACTATTTTTAAATGGCAAATTTGTTGCTGATCAAAATGTTGATTATAATGATTTACAAAATTTTAATGAAAACTTATATAGTATCCCAATTAAGCCGGGTGGTGCATTTGCTCAAATTGATCATAATAACAGAAATCAAATTTCAGTAGCTTTAAAAGACAACGAAGCACAAGTTGAATGAACTAAAGCAACTGAATATATTTCTAAAAAAGATCAAAATAAAAAAGCGCTTTTGATTTGAACTAATTTAAAAGATTTAATTTCAATGGCTAAAAATGATTTTGCTTCTCAATGAGCAAATGCAAAATATAATCCATACAATTTTGTTTATGTTAATGAAGATCCAAATAGAAAAAATATTGGAACAAATCAAAAAATTAAATTTTCTCAACCAATTTTAAAACAAGAACAATTTGATGCACGAAAATATTTAATTTCTGTTCTTCCGGTTTTTCAACCATTAACTGGAGAAACATTTATTATTCAAAATGATTTTTCATCAGCTGATGCTAAGCAATTAGCACTAGATATTAATTACGGTGCCCAAGATTATCATTTAAAATTACTTTCTTCTTCTTTTATTTCTTTTGAACAAGGAAATCAAACTTTTAATTATTTATTAATTGCAGGTATAGTTGTTTTATCATTAATTTCAATTTTTTTAATGGTTAATTATGGATTATTGGGATTTTTATCAACCATTTCAATGAGCCTATACATATTTTTAACTTTATTATTATTCACAACAGTTAGAGGAGAATATTCTCCTTCAACTGTTGCTGCATTAATTTTGGGAATTGGTTTAGCAATCGACTCAAATATAACGATGTTCGAACGATTTAAAAAGGAAGTTTATTATGGCTCTAATTTATTAAAAGCAAATAGTAAGTCAAATAAATTTTCACTACCAATTATTTTAGATTACACTGTTGTTGGTATTTTATTTTCTGTTTTATTATTCTTTTTAGGTGAAAAAGAAACTAAAATATTTGCATCTACTTTATTATTTTCTTTAATTTTTACAATTATAATTATGCTTTTTTTCACAAGAGCAATGGCAACATTATTAATAAAAACTGGCATTTTTGATGAAAGAAAACAACTGCTTGGAATTCAAAAAAAATATTTACAAAAATTTGAAAGAGGATATACTCCATTATTGGAAAGACCTGATTATATAAAAATTTCTAAATTTAGTAATTATGTTCCCTTGGCGATATTTATAGTAGCAATTATTGTCTTTACTGTTTTTGCCTCTATTAATAAAAACTTTTTATCTGGATTTAATTTATCTGTACAATTTGGTGGCGGAGCAAGCATATTAATTGAAAGCGCCGATAATAATGGCAATTTAATAAACTTTGAAAAAGCTTTAAAAATAAAAGAATATTTAGAAAATCAGGGGATAAATAACGATAATAATCAAATTGTTTTACAAAAAATAAGTAATAATTTTGATATTTATAATGTTAGTGTTGTAACAAATCAAAATATTTCAGATATTGTTAACAAAATATCAAATGATATTCAAAATCAATTTACTAATATTAATTTTATAACTTACAATATTTCCGCACAGGAAAGCAATTTACTAGTTATTAATACAATTATTTCATTATTAATTTCTTTATTAGTGGCAATTATTTATATTTTTATTAGATTAAAATGAACATATGCAATAGCGATAATTATTTCATTATTACATAACGTTTTAATTGTCTTATTATTATTTATCATATTTAGAATTGAAATTTCTAATTCATTTATTTTAGCAATGCTAGTAATAATTGGATTTTCAATCAGTGATAGTACTATTATTTCTACTAAAATAAGAGAAACAATTAAAGATTTTCCTTATCAAGAAGTTCAAGATGCTCAAAGACTAAAATCCATAGTTAATAAAACTATTAGAGATTCAATTAAAAGATCACTGTTTATATCTGCTATTTTAATTATTAGTACTTTAATATTAATTTCATTTAATGGTGCTATAAATCTAAATTTTGCAATTGCAATTATTTTTGGATTTATATTCACCAGTTATTCTTCATTATTTATCGCTCCATTTATTTGATTATTAATTGAAAATATTAGAAATAAAAGAAAATCAAAAAGAATTAGAAGCGGTTATTGAAATACACAAAAAGTTAAAGAACAAACTTTCCACGGAATTAATGATTTCCAACATTAA
- the ruvB gene encoding Holliday junction branch migration DNA helicase RuvB has protein sequence MQENLEIRPKNFDEFIGQKELVNTLKVLINSSKKRHKNLDHILFYGAPGLGKTTLAKIISLEMKEQIKFVQGSLIEKKSDVLSIFGSIKKGDLIFIDEIHSLNKNVEELLYSAMEEYVIDIQIGVEGESKIMRMKLPEFTLIAATTKIDKISQPLKDRFGYLAKLKSYSKQDMAIIIKNSSKKLKIKIDDQDIDYITTFTNSTPRIANNILKRIRDFFIYEKKEFIDRTLIDKTLKNIGIHRKGLNNLHIDYLKMVGQVFRKKSVSLDVISGILKESKENILTNIEPLLLQLNLIEKTSRGRKITDSGIEYLKTIW, from the coding sequence ATGCAAGAGAATTTAGAAATCAGACCTAAAAACTTTGATGAATTTATTGGACAAAAAGAGTTGGTAAACACTTTAAAAGTTTTAATAAATTCATCTAAAAAAAGACATAAAAATTTAGACCATATTTTATTTTATGGCGCGCCAGGATTAGGCAAAACAACTTTGGCAAAAATTATCTCTCTAGAAATGAAAGAACAAATCAAATTTGTTCAAGGATCTTTAATTGAGAAAAAATCAGATGTTCTATCAATTTTCGGCTCGATTAAAAAAGGAGATTTAATTTTTATTGATGAAATTCATTCTCTAAATAAAAATGTTGAAGAATTACTTTACAGCGCAATGGAAGAATATGTAATAGATATTCAAATAGGAGTTGAAGGTGAAAGTAAAATTATGAGAATGAAATTACCAGAATTTACATTAATTGCTGCAACTACTAAAATCGATAAAATTTCTCAACCATTAAAAGATCGTTTTGGTTATTTAGCAAAGTTAAAAAGTTATAGTAAACAAGATATGGCAATTATTATTAAAAATTCATCGAAAAAATTAAAAATTAAAATAGATGATCAAGATATTGACTATATAACGACATTTACTAATTCAACTCCGAGAATAGCAAATAATATTTTAAAAAGAATTAGGGATTTTTTCATCTATGAGAAAAAAGAATTTATTGATCGAACACTAATTGACAAAACACTAAAAAATATCGGAATTCATCGGAAGGGGTTAAATAATTTACATATTGATTATTTAAAAATGGTTGGTCAAGTATTTAGAAAAAAATCTGTTTCGCTAGATGTAATTTCGGGAATTTTAAAAGAAAGCAAGGAAAATATTTTAACAAATATTGAACCTTTACTTTTACAATTAAATTTAATAGAAAAAACTAGCAGAGGAAGAAAAATAACAGATTCTGGTATCGAATATTTAAAAACAATTTGATAA
- the ruvA gene encoding Holliday junction branch migration protein RuvA translates to MEIYKIGKIVSKNKNYIILESNFIGNLIYVANSERFIKGENRKIYIYKWENEYQKTTYGFENFRERILFEDLVNISGIGPKTAISVLNESWEKIMLLISEGDWEKLSKFPYISQKTAKQIVFEYQKKYQRIIETMRKNNDEGNDENKDDNNSIQSNLFTGKLDYKVASELEDTLKILGFQKKQIDLAVSSVEPNENFEILVENAIRIISNAREFRNQT, encoded by the coding sequence ATGGAAATTTATAAAATAGGAAAAATAGTATCAAAAAATAAAAATTACATTATTTTAGAAAGTAATTTCATTGGCAATTTAATATATGTTGCAAATAGTGAAAGATTTATAAAAGGAGAAAATCGTAAAATTTATATTTATAAATGAGAAAACGAATATCAAAAAACAACTTACGGATTTGAAAATTTCCGTGAAAGAATCTTATTTGAAGATTTAGTTAACATTTCAGGAATTGGACCGAAGACAGCCATTTCAGTTTTAAACGAAAGTTGAGAAAAAATAATGTTATTAATATCGGAAGGAGATTGAGAAAAACTTTCTAAATTTCCTTACATATCTCAAAAAACCGCTAAGCAGATTGTCTTTGAATATCAAAAAAAATATCAGAGAATAATTGAGACAATGAGAAAAAATAATGACGAAGGCAATGACGAAAATAAAGATGATAATAATTCAATTCAATCAAATTTATTTACTGGAAAATTAGATTATAAAGTAGCATCAGAATTGGAAGATACTTTAAAAATTTTAGGTTTTCAAAAAAAACAAATTGATTTAGCTGTTTCTTCTGTAGAACCAAATGAAAATTTTGAAATTTTAGTTGAAAATGCAATTAGGATTATTTCAAATGCAAGAGAATTTAGAAATCAGACCTAA
- a CDS encoding phospho-furanose lactonase, translating to MEKFARTVLGDIDPKELGVVDCHDHLIKNYGPEAHEHPDFVMMSVDAALKEMDEFIEKGGKTMVTMDPPNVGRDVYKMLEIAEKLRGKANIIMSTGFHKAAFYDKGASWLSLAPIDDIVEMVKAEIEVGMDELNYSGPVVKRSKSKAGIIKAGTGYAAIDRLELKSLEIAARSSIETGAPILVHTQLGTMAYEAAQHLIDFGANPRKIQLSHLNKNPDKYYYEKIIKELGVTLCFDGPDRVKYYTDATLAENIKYLVDKGYQKHITMALDAGRILYQRNYGIEKGKQTFGLGYLFDRFLPLLRQVGVSEEAIQDILVNNPREILTFDAKRKYDVSKVNPRVLELKKQLKVK from the coding sequence ATGGAAAAATTCGCAAGAACTGTTCTTGGGGATATTGATCCTAAGGAATTAGGTGTCGTTGACTGTCATGACCATTTAATTAAAAACTATGGTCCTGAAGCACATGAGCACCCAGACTTTGTTATGATGTCTGTAGATGCTGCACTTAAAGAAATGGATGAATTTATTGAAAAAGGTGGAAAAACGATGGTTACAATGGATCCACCTAATGTTGGTAGAGATGTCTACAAGATGCTAGAAATTGCAGAAAAATTAAGAGGAAAAGCTAACATCATTATGTCAACAGGTTTCCACAAAGCTGCATTTTATGATAAAGGAGCTTCTTGATTATCTTTAGCACCAATAGATGATATCGTTGAAATGGTTAAAGCTGAAATTGAAGTTGGGATGGATGAATTAAACTATAGTGGTCCAGTTGTAAAAAGATCTAAATCAAAAGCAGGTATTATTAAAGCGGGTACAGGATATGCTGCTATTGATAGATTAGAATTAAAATCACTTGAAATTGCTGCTAGATCAAGTATTGAAACAGGGGCACCAATTTTGGTTCATACACAATTGGGAACAATGGCTTATGAAGCTGCTCAACATTTAATCGATTTTGGAGCAAATCCGAGAAAAATTCAATTATCTCACTTAAATAAAAACCCAGATAAATACTACTATGAAAAAATCATAAAAGAATTGGGTGTAACACTTTGTTTTGATGGGCCAGATAGAGTTAAATACTACACAGATGCAACTTTAGCTGAAAACATTAAATACTTAGTAGACAAAGGATATCAAAAACACATCACCATGGCTTTAGATGCTGGAAGAATTTTATACCAAAGAAATTATGGAATTGAAAAAGGAAAACAAACTTTTGGTTTAGGGTATCTATTTGACAGATTTTTACCTTTACTAAGACAAGTAGGTGTTAGTGAAGAAGCAATCCAAGATATCTTGGTAAATAACCCTAGGGAAATATTGACTTTTGATGCAAAAAGAAAATATGATGTATCTAAAGTTAATCCTAGAGTTTTAGAATTAAAAAAACAATTAAAAGTTAAATAA